From Leopardus geoffroyi isolate Oge1 chromosome B4, O.geoffroyi_Oge1_pat1.0, whole genome shotgun sequence, a single genomic window includes:
- the BPIFC gene encoding BPI fold-containing family C protein encodes MHTKIVGVLWGCFFLWNLYTSSAQTIYPGIKARATQRALDYGVQAGMEMIEQMLKEKNIPDLQGSESLEFLKVDYVNYNFSNIKINAFSFLNTSLAFVPGVGIKALTNHGTANISTDWEIKSPLFQDTGGADLFLSGVYFTGIIVLARNDFGHPILKLQDCYAQVNHAHVSFSGELSVLYNSFAEPMEKPILKNLNEMLCPIIMNEVEALNANLSTIEVLTKIDNYTLLDYSLISSPEITENYIDLNLKGVVYPLEDLTDPPFSPVPFVLPERSDSMLYVGISEFFFKSASFAYFTAGAFNVTLSTKEISNHLVQNSQGVGNVLSRIAEIYILSQPFLVRVMATEPPVISLLPGNFTLDIPASIMILTQSKNSTAEAIVSMDFVASTSVGLVILGQRLVCSLSLNRFRLSLPESNRSNIEVLRFENILSSILHFGILPLANAKLQQGFPLPNPHKISFVNSDIEVFEGFLLISTDLKYETSLKQQPSFHGWEGLNFINGQWRGKPAA; translated from the exons ATGCATACAAAGATAGTCGGAGTCCTCTGGGGATGTTTCTTCCTGTGGAATCTCTACACTTCATCCGCCCAGACCATTTACCCTGGCATCAAGGCTAGGGCTACTCAGCGGGCTCTGGACTATG GCGTTCAAGCTGGGATGGAGATGATTGAGCAAAtgcttaaggaaaaaaacatcCCAGACTTACAGGGTTCTGAATCTCTGGAATTTCTGAAGGTTGATTATGTGAACTACAATTTTTCAAA CATAAAAATCAAtgccttttcatttctaaatacttCATTAGCCTTTGTGCCTGGGGTGGGGATCAAGGCACTGACTAACCACGGCACTGCCAACATCAGCACCGACTGGGAGATCAAGTCTCCACTCTT CCAAGACACAGGAGGAGCtgatctgtttctctctgggGTCTACTTCACCGGTATCATTGTTCTTGCCCGAAATGACTTTGGTCACCCAATCCTGAAGCTCCAAGACTGCTATGCCCAAGTGAACCATGCCCACGTCTCATTTTCCGGAGAACTCAG tgTCCTGTACAACTCCTTCGCTGAGCCCATGGAGAAACccattttaaagaacttaaatGAAATG CTGTGTCCCATTATCATGAATGAGGTGGAAGCCCTGAATGCCAACCTCAGCACGATAGAGG TTTTAACCAAGATAGACAACTATACTCTCCTGGATTATTCCCTAATCAGTTCTCCAGAAATTACTGAGAATTACATCGACCTGAATTTGAAG GGCGTAGTCTACCCACTGGAAGACCTCACTGACCCTCCCTTCTCGCCAGTTCCTTTTGTGCTGCCGGAACGCAGTGACTCTATGTTGTATGTTGGAATCtctgagtttttctttaaatctgcATCCTTTGCTTACTTTACAGCTGGAGCCTTCAACGTCACTCTCTCCACAAAAGAG ATTTCCAACCATTTGGTTCAAAACTCTCAAGGTGTTGGCAACGTGCTCTCCAGG ATCGCAGAGATCTACATCTTGTCCCAGCCCTTCTTGGTACGAGTCATGGCAACGGAGCCTCCTGTGATCAGTTTACTACCGGGTAATTTCACCCTGGACATCCCTGCCTCCATCATGATCCTCACCCAGTCCAAGAACTCAACTGCTGAAGCCATCGTTTCCATGGACTTT GTTGCCAGTACCAGTGTTGGCCTGGTTATTTTGGGACAAAGACTGGTCTGCTCATTGTCTCTGAACAG attcCGCCTCTCTTTACCAGAGTCCAATCGCAGCAACATTGAG GTCTTGAGGTTTGAGAATATTCTGTCCTCCATTCTCCACTTTGGTATCCTCCCACTGGCCAACG CAAAACTGCAGCAAGGATTTCCGCTGCCCAACCCACACAAAATCTCCTTTGTCAATTCAGATATTGAAGTTTTTGAG GGTTTCCTTTTGATTTCCACCGACCTGAAGTATGAAACGTCCTTAAAGCAGCAGCCAAGTTTCCATGGTTGGGAAGGTCTGAACTTCATAAATGGACAGTGGAGGGGGAAGCCAGCTGCTTGA